A genomic region of Metopolophium dirhodum isolate CAU chromosome 1, ASM1992520v1, whole genome shotgun sequence contains the following coding sequences:
- the LOC132933892 gene encoding uncharacterized protein LOC132933892 codes for MKAIYYVVFYISLAITLCSPNVSTFCGNDEQIEDLQTALITQESISTVLTTLSAIPVTGATLAFAQMIMSGRFAWHLKEVFDEMESSLDKEHTDYTQCSKILEMSVTATTALKSTSFGFSLTAMIPGVGLSFLAPRLFTSIAPMLVIRERLAFWQKTGCQYATTRDCNL; via the coding sequence atgaaagcaatatattatgtggttttttacatatcgttagcAATTACATTATGTTCACCCAATGTTTCTACGTTCTGTGGAAACGATGAACAGATCGAAGATTTACAAACGGCGTTAATAACACAGGAATCCATTTCCACGGTATTGACAACACTGAGCGCAATACCGGTAACCGGTGCGACGTTAGCGTTCGCGCAAATGATAATGTCTGGTCGGTTTGCTTGGCATTTGAAAGAAGTATTTGATGAAATGGAAAGTTCGTTGGATAAGGAACATACAGACTACACACAGTGTTCAAAAATCTTGGAAATGTCAGTAACAGCAACCACAGCCTTGAAGTCAACTAGTTTTGGGTTCTCTCTGACGGCAATGATACCGGGTGTCGGTTTGTCATTTTTAGCTCCGAGGTTATTTACATCGATAGCTCCTATGCTAGTTATAAGAGAAAGATTAGCATTTTGGCAAAAGACCGGTTGCCAATATGCCACAACAagagattgtaatttatag
- the LOC132933702 gene encoding uncharacterized protein LOC132933702: protein MKSINSAFFYILLAIALCTPNVSSYCGNDRQIEDLRTALITQESISTVLTTLSAIPVTGATLAFAQMMMSGRFGLHLKEVFKEMKTSLDKDHRDYNQCSEILEKTVTASTLIKSTSFGFSLTAMIPGVGLAFLAPRLGTSISAMLLIRERLEFWQNLGCQYATTRDCNL from the coding sequence atgaaatcaataaattctgcgtttttttacatattgttaGCAATTGCATTATGTACACCAAATGTTTCCTCGTACTGTGGAAACGATAGACAAATCGAAGATTTACGAACGGCGTTAATAACACAGGAATCCATTTCCACGGTATTGACAACACTAAGCGCAATACCGGTAACCGGTGCGACGTTAGCGTTCGCGCAAATGATGATGTCCGGTCGATTTGGTTTGCATTTGAAAGAAGTGTTTAAAGAAATGAAAACTTCTTTGGATAAGGATCATAGAGACTACAATCAGTGTTCAGAAATCTTAGAAAAAACAGTAACAGCAAGCACACTCATCAAGTCAACTAGTTTTGGGTTCTCTCTGACGGCAATGATACCGGGTGTCGGTTTGGCATTTTTAGCTCCGAGGTTAGGTACATCGATATCTGCTATGTTACTTATAAGAGAAAGATTAGAATTTTGGCAAAATCTTGGTTGCCAATATGCTACAACAagagattgtaatttatag
- the LOC132933593 gene encoding uncharacterized protein LOC132933593: MKSINSAFFYILLAIALCTPNVSSYCGNDRQIEDLRTALITQESISTVLTTLSAIPVTGATLAFAQMMMSGRFGLHLKEVFEEMKTSLDKDHRDYNQCSEILEKTVTASTLIKSTSFGFSLTAMIPGVGLAFLAPRLGTSISAMLLIRERLEFWQNLGCQYATTRDCNL, from the coding sequence atgaaatcaataaattctgcgtttttttacatattgttaGCAATTGCATTATGTACACCAAATGTTTCCTCGTACTGTGGAAACGATAGACAGATCGAAGATTTACGAACGGCGTTAATAACACAGGAATCCATTTCCACGGTATTGACAACACTAAGCGCAATACCGGTAACCGGTGCGACGTTAGCGTTCGCGCAAATGATGATGTCCGGTCGATTTGGTTTGCATTTGAAAGAAGTGTTTGAAGAAATGAAAACTTCTTTGGATAAGGATCATAGAGACTACAATCAGTGTTCAGAAATCTTAGAAAAAACAGTAACAGCAAGCACACTCATCAAGTCAACTAGTTTTGGGTTCTCTCTGACGGCAATGATACCGGGTGTCGGTTTGGCATTTTTAGCTCCGAGGTTAGGTACATCGATATCTGCTATGTTACTTATAAGAGAAAGATTAGAATTTTGGCAAAATCTTGGTTGCCAATATGCTACAACAagagattgtaatttatag